Below is a window of Bacillota bacterium DNA.
CTGCTCAAGACGTTCCAGGACCTGCACGCCTTCTCGGACTCCATGGACGTCTGCAAGTTCTCCGCCTTCGCCGAGAGAGCGGAGAACTACGCCCGGCAGTTCTCGGCCGTGACGGGCTGGTCCATCACCGCCGAGGACGTGATGCGCATCGGCGAGCGGATCTACAACCTGGAGCGGTACTACAACAACCTGGCCGGTTTCACCGGCAAGGACGACACGCTGCCGCGCCGCTTCCTGGAGGAGCCGGCGGCGGGCGGGAGCGAGGGCTCGGTCGTCCACCTGGCGGAGATGCTCCGGGAGTACTACGCGCTCCGCGGCTGGGAGGACGGCGTCGTCCCCGAGGCCAAGCTGCGCGAGCTGGGCATCGAGCCGCCGGCGAAGGAGCGCCTGGAGGGGCGGACCCGGGCCGCGTAAGCCGCGCGCGCCACCCGCCGCGGGGTCGCCGCAGGCCGGGCCGGCGCGGGTGCGCTGCGGGCCCGCCGGGACGAGGAGGAGAAGGGAAGCCGCCCCGGCCGGGGCGGCTTCCTGCCGCAGCGGGCGGGAGGAGCCGGGCGGCGGGAGGAGGCGAGAGGATGCAGCTCTTCGAGGTGCGGAGCGTGGCCGAGGTGCTGGCGCTCATCGAGCGGGAGTTCGCGCCGCTCGAGCGCGAGGCCGAGCGCGTGCCGCTGGAGGAGGCGGCCGGGCGCGTGCTGGCGGAGGAGCTGGCCGCGCCCGAGAACGTGCCGGGCTTCGACCGCTCCACCGTCGACGGCTACGCCGTGCGGGCGGCCGAGACCACGGGGGCCTCGGAGTCGCTCCCCGCCATGCTGAAGCTGGCGGGCGCCGTGGCCATGGGCCGCGCCGCGGAGCGGCCGCTGGGCCCGGGGGAGGCCGTCTACGTCCCCACCGGCGCCATGCTGCCGCCGGGCGCCGACGCCGTGGCGATGATCGAGCACGTGGAGGAGCTGGACGACCTGGTCAACGTCCTGCGCCCGGTGGCGCCCGGGGAGAACGTGATCCGGCGCGACGAGGACCTGCGCGCCGGCGAGCCGCTCCTGCCCCCCGGCCACCGCCTGCGCGTCCAGGACCTGGCCGCGCTGGCCGCCGCAGGGCGGAGCGAGGTGCCCGTCCGCCCGCGCCTCGGCGTCGCCGTCCTCTCCACGGGGGACGAGGTGCGGCCGGCGACAAGCCCGCACCTGGAGCCGGGGGAGGTGCGCGACGTCAACGGCGTCACCCTGTCCGCCGCCGCCCGGGCGGACGGCGCCCGGGTCCGCTACGCCGGCATCGTCCCCGACGACGAGGCCGAGCTGGCGCGCAGGGCCGCCGCGCTGCTGGCCGAGAACGACGTGCTGCTCCTGTCGGGGGGAAGCTCGGTGGGCACCAAGGACATGACCGAGCGCGTCATCGCCGGCCTGGGCCGGCCGGGCGTCCTGGTCCACGGGGTCGCCCTCCACCCCGGCAAGCCTGCGCTCCTGGCCCGGATCGGCGAGAAGGCGGTGGTGGGGCTTCCCGGCCACCCGGTCTCGGCCCTGCTCATCTACCACCTCTTCGTGCGGCCTATTCTGGCGCGCCTGGACGGGGAGCGGCCGCGTCCGCCGAGGCCGCTCTGGCGGGCCCGGCTGGCGCGGAACCTGGCCTCGCACCCCGGCGAGAGCACCTACGTGCGCATCCGGCTGGTGGAGCGGGAGGGCGAACTCTGGGCGGAGCCGGTCTTCGGCAAGTCGGGGCTCGTGGGCACGCTGCTGGAGGCGGACGGCTTCCTGGCCATCCCCCCCGAGCGGGAGGGGTTCCGCCAGGGCGAGACGGTGGAGGTCTTCCCCCTGGTCTGAGCGGCCGGGAGGGGCGCCGAGCGGGAGGCGATACGGATGACCAAGAAGCGCGAACGGACGCTCTACCTGCAGGACGTCCCCCTGGAGGAGGCGCGCCGGCGATGGCTGGAGGCGGTCTCCCTGCCCGCCCGGGTGGAGGAGGTCCCCACCGCCGAGGCCGCCGGGCGCGTGACGGCGGCCCCGGTCTTCGCCCGCCTCTCCTCGCCGGCCTATCCCTCCGCGGCCATGGACGGGATCGCCGTCCGCGCCGCCGACACCTTCGAGGCGCGCGAAACCCGGCCGGTCCGGCTCCGCCGGGAGGAGCAGTTCGTCGAGGTGGACACCGGCGATCCGCTGCCCGAGGGCTTCGACGCGGTCATCATGGCCGAGCACCTGCACTGGGTCGACGCCGGGACCGTCGAGATCCTGGAGCCCGCGCGCCCCTGGCAGCACGTCCGTCCCGTCGGCGAGGACGTGATGGCGGCCGAGCTGCTCCTGCCGGACCGGCACCGGCTCCGGCCGGTCGACCTGGGCGCGCTGCTGGCCGGCGGGGTCCTCCGCCTGCCCGTCCTGGCGCGCCCCACCGTCGCCATCCTGCCCACCGGCGACGAGCTGGTGGAACCGAGCGAGCGGGTGGAGCGCGGCCAGATCGTCGAGTTCAACAGCGTCGTCTTCGCCGCCTACCTGCGCGAGTGGGGCGCGGAACCCGTCCGCTTCCCCCCCACCCCGGACGACCCCGAGGCGCTTCGCCGGCGCCTGGAGGAGGCGCTGGAGGGCCACGACCTGGTCCTCCTCAACGCCGGCTCCTCGGCCGGCTCCGAGGACTACTCGGAAGAGGTGCTGGCCTCGCTGGGCGAGGTGCTGGTCCACGGGGTGGCCACCCATCCCGGCAAGCCGGTGCTGCTGGGACGGGCGCGCGGGAAGCCGGTGGTGGGCCTGCCCGGCTACCCGGTCTCCGCCTACCTGGCCCTGGACTGGTTCGTCCGGCCGCTGCTCGCCCGCGCCCTCGGCCAGCCGCTGCCCCGGCGGCCGCGCGTCCGCGCCCTGGCCGGCCGCCGCATCGTCTCCGCCATGGGCACCGAGGACTTCGTCCGCGTCACCGTCGGCTCCGTCGGCGGCCGGCTCGTCGCCCAGCCGCTCTCGCGCGAGGCGGGCGCCACCATGTCGCTGGTCCGCGCCGACGGCCTCCTCGTCGTGCCGCCCGGCAGCCAGGGCTACGAGCAGGGGGAGGAGGTGGAGGTGGAACTGCTCCGCGACCCGGCCGAGCTGGAGCAGAACATCGTCGTCACCGGCAGCCACGACATGGCCCTGGACCTCCTGGCGGGCGAGCTGCGACGGATCGAGCCCGGCCTCCGCCTCGTCTCCACCCACGCCGGCTCCATGGGCGCCATCTTCGCCCTCCGGCGCCGGGAGGCGCACTTCGGCGGCCTCCACCTCCTCGACCCGGAGAGCGGCGAGTACAACCTGCCCTACGTGAGGAAGTACCTGGCCGGCGTCCCGCTGGCGGTCGTCCACCTCACCTACCGCAGCCAGGGCTGGATCGTCGCCCCGGGCAACCCGCTGGGCATCCGCGACGCCGGCGACCTGGCCCGCCCCGAGGTCCGCTTCGTCAACCGCCAGCGCGGCGCGGGCACCCGGCTGCTCCTGGACCAGCTGCTGGCCCGCGCCGGCGTCGAGCCCGCGGCCGTCCGCGGCTACGAGCGCGAGGAGACCACCCACCTGGGCGTGGCCGCGGCGGTGGCCGCGGGCACGGCCGACGTCGGCCTGGGCGTCCTCTCGGCGGCGCGGGCCATGGGCCTGGACTTCGTCCCCGTAGCCGAGGAGCGCTACGACCTCTGCTTTGCGCGCGACTTCTACGAGAGCCCGCGCGGGCGGCTGGTCCGCTCGCTCATCGCCTCGCCCGCCTTCCGCCGCAGCGTGGAGGCGCTGGGCGGCTACGACTGCCGCGACGCCGGCACCGTCTGGCTGGAGCAGTAGCGCTCAGCGGAAGGTCTCGAAGGCCCAGACCTCCGTCTCCGCCGGCAGCGGCGAGCTCTCCAGCGGCGCGTCGTCGGGGAGGCTCCGGACCGGCCCCTTCCAGAGCGCCAGGAAGCGCTCCAGCGGCTGGATGGGCAGCCCGCGCCGCCCGGGGCCTCCCTGCGTGCGCGAGGTGGCGTAGTGCATGGGCACCACCACGCGGGGGCGGAGGCGCTCGACGGCGCGCAGCACTTCCTCCGGCTCCAGGGTGAAGAAGCCGCCCACCGGGATCATCAGCAGGTCGACGGGACCGATGGCCGCGACCTGCTCCGGCCCGGGCACGTGGCCCAGGTCGCCGGCGTGGGCGTAGCGCCGGCGGCCACCCTGCCCGTCGTCCGCCTCCACCACGAAGAAGGCGTTCCGCCCGCGCTCGGCGCCCTGGCGCGCGTCATGGTAGACGCCCACGCTGCGGAAGCGGGCGTTGCCGACGGCCTCGTCCACCTGCGCCCAGCCGCCGCCGGGCGCCAGGCCGCGCAGGACGAGCGGGCGGCCGCGGATCGAGGCCACGTGGTTGTGGTCGTAGTGCTCGTGGGAGACGGTGACCACGTCCGCCCGCACCTCCGGCTCGGGGTAGCCGACGGCCGGATCGGGCGGGTCGGTCACCCAGACCGGCCCGCCGGGAAGCTCGACGAGAAACGAAGCGTGACCTAGCCAGCGCACGGATCGCCACCCCCCGTGACGGCGGCCGCCTCCTCGGGCTCCCCCTCGGGCTCCTGGCGCCGGCGCCGGTTCCAGAGCCAGCCGGCCGCGCCGACGGCGACGAGGAGCAGGCTGACCCACTGCGCCAGCGTCAGGCCGGCGATCATGGTGCCGCCCATGCGGAAGAACTCGACCCAGAAGCGGCCGACCGAATAGGTGACCAGGTAGAGCCAGAGCTCGTCGCCCCGCCGGGCGAAGGGGCGCCCGCGGTACCAGAAGAGGAAGGCGGCGCCGGCGGCGTCCCAGAGCGACTCGTAGAGAAAGGTGGGATGGTAGAAGGCGACGTTCTCGTAACCGGGCAGGCGGTGCTCGGGGGCGATGTACATCTTCCAGGGCAGGTTGGTGGGGTACCCGTACAGCTCCTGGTTGAAGAAGTTGCCCCAGCGCCCGATGGCCTGCCCCAGGAGGACGCTGGGCATGGCCACGTCCAGCATCCCCCACAGCCCCACCCGCCGCGGCAGCCGCCGGCTGAAGAGCCAGGCGGCCAGGAGGCCCGCCACCAGGGCGCCGTGGATGGAGAGGCCGCCCTGCCAGGTGGCCAGCGCGTCCAGCGGGTGGCGGCCGTAGTAGGCCAGGTTCTGGATGACGAAGCCGGCGCGGGCGCCGACGAAGCCGGCGACGGCGACGACCACGGTGAAGTTGATCAGGGTGTCGGCGTCGACGCCCAGGCGGGCCGCGTAGGGCCGCGCCAGGTAGTAGCCGGGGATGAAGGAGCCCGCGATGAGGACGCCGTACCAGCGGACGCTCAGCGGGCCCAGTTGGAGAAGGACCGGGTGGACCGCCACCTTGCCGGCGAAGACCGGGCGCAGGAGCCAGACGAGCACGCCCGCCCCCACCAGCCCGGCCACCGCCCAGAACCAGGCCGGAAGCCGTCTCTGGACGCCGGCGCCGGCTTCCTCGGATTGCCTCGGGTCGACCTCGTTCACCGCTTCGCCTCCTCGGCGGGGCGCGGCCGCCTGGTGCGCTCCGCCCGGATCTCTTGGGCGCGGGCCTCGCGCAGCTGCTCCAGCTCCGCGATCATGTCGCGCAGGATCGCCGCCCGCTCGAACTCCAGCAGCCGGGCCGCCTCCTTCATCTCCTTTCGCAGGCGCTCGATCACTTGCGGCAGCTCGCGGGCCGGCACCTCCTTGAGGCTGCGGCCCGGCTGGAGCCAGTACTCCGCCCGCGCCTCGGCCGCCTGTCCCGCCCGGCGACGGCCGCCCGTCCCGGCCGCGGAGTCGACGGGGTGGGTCGCTTCCAGCACCTCGCGCACCGGCTTGACCACGGTCTGCGGCGTGATGCCGTGCTCGCGGTTGTGGCGCTCCTGGATGGCGCGGCGCCGGTAGGTCTCCTCGATGGCGGCCTTCATGGAGTCGGTG
It encodes the following:
- a CDS encoding aldehyde ferredoxin oxidoreductase C-terminal domain-containing protein, which produces LLKTFQDLHAFSDSMDVCKFSAFAERAENYARQFSAVTGWSITAEDVMRIGERIYNLERYYNNLAGFTGKDDTLPRRFLEEPAAGGSEGSVVHLAEMLREYYALRGWEDGVVPEAKLRELGIEPPAKERLEGRTRAA
- a CDS encoding molybdopterin molybdotransferase MoeA — its product is MQLFEVRSVAEVLALIEREFAPLEREAERVPLEEAAGRVLAEELAAPENVPGFDRSTVDGYAVRAAETTGASESLPAMLKLAGAVAMGRAAERPLGPGEAVYVPTGAMLPPGADAVAMIEHVEELDDLVNVLRPVAPGENVIRRDEDLRAGEPLLPPGHRLRVQDLAALAAAGRSEVPVRPRLGVAVLSTGDEVRPATSPHLEPGEVRDVNGVTLSAAARADGARVRYAGIVPDDEAELARRAAALLAENDVLLLSGGSSVGTKDMTERVIAGLGRPGVLVHGVALHPGKPALLARIGEKAVVGLPGHPVSALLIYHLFVRPILARLDGERPRPPRPLWRARLARNLASHPGESTYVRIRLVEREGELWAEPVFGKSGLVGTLLEADGFLAIPPEREGFRQGETVEVFPLV
- a CDS encoding molybdopterin biosynthesis protein — encoded protein: MTKKRERTLYLQDVPLEEARRRWLEAVSLPARVEEVPTAEAAGRVTAAPVFARLSSPAYPSAAMDGIAVRAADTFEARETRPVRLRREEQFVEVDTGDPLPEGFDAVIMAEHLHWVDAGTVEILEPARPWQHVRPVGEDVMAAELLLPDRHRLRPVDLGALLAGGVLRLPVLARPTVAILPTGDELVEPSERVERGQIVEFNSVVFAAYLREWGAEPVRFPPTPDDPEALRRRLEEALEGHDLVLLNAGSSAGSEDYSEEVLASLGEVLVHGVATHPGKPVLLGRARGKPVVGLPGYPVSAYLALDWFVRPLLARALGQPLPRRPRVRALAGRRIVSAMGTEDFVRVTVGSVGGRLVAQPLSREAGATMSLVRADGLLVVPPGSQGYEQGEEVEVELLRDPAELEQNIVVTGSHDMALDLLAGELRRIEPGLRLVSTHAGSMGAIFALRRREAHFGGLHLLDPESGEYNLPYVRKYLAGVPLAVVHLTYRSQGWIVAPGNPLGIRDAGDLARPEVRFVNRQRGAGTRLLLDQLLARAGVEPAAVRGYEREETTHLGVAAAVAAGTADVGLGVLSAARAMGLDFVPVAEERYDLCFARDFYESPRGRLVRSLIASPAFRRSVEALGGYDCRDAGTVWLEQ
- a CDS encoding MBL fold metallo-hydrolase, giving the protein MRWLGHASFLVELPGGPVWVTDPPDPAVGYPEPEVRADVVTVSHEHYDHNHVASIRGRPLVLRGLAPGGGWAQVDEAVGNARFRSVGVYHDARQGAERGRNAFFVVEADDGQGGRRRYAHAGDLGHVPGPEQVAAIGPVDLLMIPVGGFFTLEPEEVLRAVERLRPRVVVPMHYATSRTQGGPGRRGLPIQPLERFLALWKGPVRSLPDDAPLESSPLPAETEVWAFETFR
- the lgt gene encoding prolipoprotein diacylglyceryl transferase, with translation MNEVDPRQSEEAGAGVQRRLPAWFWAVAGLVGAGVLVWLLRPVFAGKVAVHPVLLQLGPLSVRWYGVLIAGSFIPGYYLARPYAARLGVDADTLINFTVVVAVAGFVGARAGFVIQNLAYYGRHPLDALATWQGGLSIHGALVAGLLAAWLFSRRLPRRVGLWGMLDVAMPSVLLGQAIGRWGNFFNQELYGYPTNLPWKMYIAPEHRLPGYENVAFYHPTFLYESLWDAAGAAFLFWYRGRPFARRGDELWLYLVTYSVGRFWVEFFRMGGTMIAGLTLAQWVSLLLVAVGAAGWLWNRRRRQEPEGEPEEAAAVTGGGDPCAG